The DNA region ATTCGCGCGGCAAGTTCCTGGAACCTGCCGAACACATCGTTAAAGCGTAAAACTTTAGCGCAGGAAATATGGGCGACCCTGGGGTCGCCTTTTGCCATTTGCCGAGGCCGAACCATGCAAACTGTTCAACATCCCGCTATTACTGACCGCAAGATCCGCTTCGCGCTGGTCGGTTGTGGCCGCATTGCCGCCAATCATTTCGGTTCGCTGGAAAAGCATGCCGACCGCGCCGAGTTGGTGGATGTGTGTGATATCAATCCTGAGGCACTGCAAGCGGCGGTGGAGCGTACCGGCGCCCGCGGTCACAGCAGTCTGAGCGCCATGCTGGCGGTCAGCAATGCCGATATCGTGATTCTGACGACGCCCTCTGGTCTGCATCCGCAGCAGGCGATTGAGTGTGCCGAAGCCGGTTTCCATGTGATGACCGAGAAGCCGATGGCGACGCGCTGGCAGGATGGTCTGGAAATGGTCAAGGCCTGCGACCACGCCGGCAAGCGTCTGTTCGTGGTGAAGCAGAACCGCCGCAATGCCACGCTGCAGTTGCTCAAGCGTGCCATGCAGGAAGGCCGTTTCGGTCGTCTGTACATGGTGAACGTCAATGTGTTCTGGACGCGTCCGCAGGCGTATTACGATTCGGCTGCCTGGCGTGGTACCTGGGAATTCGATGGCGGGGCGTTCATGAATCAGGCCAGTCACTATGTGGATTTGCTGGACTGGCTGGTGGGCCCGGTGGAGAGCGTGCAGGCCTATACGGCGACGCTGGAGCGCAATATTGAAGTGGAAGACACGGGTGTGGTCAGCCTGAAGTGGCGTTCGGGTGCGCTGGGCAGCATGAATGTGACCATGCTGACTTATCCGAAGAATCTGGAAGGTTCGATCACGATTCTGGGTGAGAAGGGTTCGATCCGTGTGGGCGGTGTGGCGGTGAACGAGATTCAGCATTGGGAGTTTGCCGAGCCGCATCCGATGGATGAGGAGATCAAGAACGCCAGTTATGCGACGACCAGTGTCTATGGTTTCGGCCACCCGATGTATTACGACAATGTGTTGAATGTGATGCAGGGCACGGCGGAGCCGGAGACGGATGGTCGCGAGGGGCTGAAGTCGCTGGAGCTGCTGATCGCCATGTATTTGTCGGCGCGTGATGGCCGTCGTGTCAGCCTGCCGCTGGACTACTGAACAGGAAAGGTCAGGCCATGAGCGAATGCCAGTTCCATGAAACCGCCATCATCGATGCCGGCGCCCAGGTGGGGGCCGGTACCCGGGTCTGGCACTGGACGCATATTTGCGCCGGTGCCCGTATCGGTGAGCGTTGTTCGTTCGGGCAGAATGTGTTTGTCGGCAATGATGTGATTGTCGGCAATAACGTCAAGGTGCAGAACAATGTGTCGATCTACGATGCGGTGACGCTGGAGGACGATGTGTTCTGCGGTCCGAGCATGGTGTTCACTAATGTGAATAATCCGCGCAGTCACGTCTCGCGCAAGCATGAGTACCGCCGCACGGTGGTGAAGCGTGGTGCCACGATCGGGGCCAATGCCACGGTGGTGTGTGGTCATACGATCGGCGAGTTTGCCTTTATCGGTGCCGGCAGTGTGGTGACGCGCGATGTGCCGGCTTATGCGCTGATGGTGGGGACGCCGGCTCGTCGGCTGGGCTGGATGTGCCAGTGCGGCGAGCGCTTGCCGACCCAGATTGGCGAGCATGCCTGCCCGGTATGCGCGCAACGTTATGATATCGGCGGCAATCACTGCACGCCGCTGGCCTGAGGAAATACGCGATGAGCATCAACTTCATTGATCTGAAAGCACAGTATCAGCATCTGAAACCGCAAATTGACGCCCGCATTCAGGCGGTGCTGGATCACGGTCAGTACATTATGGGGCCGGAGGTGGCGGAGCTGGAGCAGCAGCTGGCGAGTTTTGTCGGGGTCAAGCACGCGATTGGTGTTTCGGATGGCACGACGGCGCTGCAGGTGGCGCTGATGGCGCTGGGGGTCGGCCCGGGTGACGAGGTGATTACCACGCCGTTCACTTTTATTGCGACCGGCGAGATGATTGCCCTGCTGGGCGGCAAGCCGGTGTTTGTCGATATTGATCCGGCGACCTATAACCTGGATCCGGCGCTGCTGGAAGCGGCGATCACGCCGCGGACCAAGGCGATTATTCCGGTCAGTCTGTATGGTCAGTGTGCCGATTTTGATGCCATCAATGCGGTGGCGGCGCGTCATGGTCTGGCGGTGATCGAGGATGGTGCGCAGAGTTTTGGTGCCCGTTACAAGGATCGTCGTTCCTGCGGCGCGACGACGATTGCCACCACCAGCTTTTTCCCGTCGAAGCCGCTGGGTTGTTATGGCGATGGCGGTGCCTGCTTTACCAATGATGACGAGCTGGCGCGCAAGATGAAGCAGATCCGTGTGCATGGTCAGGATCGTCGTTATCATCATCCGGTGATCGGGATTAACGGTCGTCTGGATACGCTGCAGGCGGCGGTTTTGCTGGCCAAGTTGCCGTCTTTCGAGCAGGAGCTGACGGCGCGCAAGCGTATTGGCGCCCGCTATAGTCAGTTGCTGCAGGATGTGGTGCGGGTTCAGCAGATGGCCGAGGGCTGCGATTGTGTGTATGCCCAGTACACCATTGAGGTGGATCGGCGCGAGGCGGTGCAAGCGGCGCTGAAGGAGGCGGGTATTCCGACGGCGGTGCATTATCCGGTGCCGCTGAATTTGCAGCCGGCTTTTGCGCATCTGAATCAGCCGGCCGGCAGTTTCCCGCATGCTGAGGCGGCTTCGCAGCGCGTGATGAGTCTGCCGATGCATCCGTTCCTGGATGAGGCCACGCAGGATGCGATTGTCGAGGCCGTGAAGCGTGCCATCGGCTAAGGCCCGGGCGGCCTCGCTGCTGGCTTCGTGCCGGCGTTTCACCAGTTCGGGGTTTGTGCGCCACATCGCCACGCTGGCGACGGGCGCCGCCCTGGCGCAGGTGATTCCGCTGTTGGTGCAGCCTGTGTTGACGCGCCTGTACACGCCGCATGCTTTCGGTGTGTTGTCGCTGTATGTGGCGCTGATGTCGAATCTGGCGGTGCTGGCCACCGCCCGCTATGAATTGGCCATCGTGTTGCCGGCAGAGGAGAAGCGCGCCAGCAATCTGATGGCCTTGTCCATGTTGTTTGCCACGACGCTGGCGACGCTGGTGCTGCTGGCTCAGCTGTTCGGTGTCAATCACTGGCTGCTCCGGCTGATGGGCGGGGCCACCAGTGAGCATGACTTTTCTTTCTGGCTCTATCTGCTGCCCTTGTCTTTGTGGCTGGCCGGCATGATGCAGGCCTGGACCAACTGGAACAATCGTCACAGTCGTTATCAGGCGAACGCTTCGGGGCGGATGAGTCAGTCTGTCGGCATGTCGCTGACGCAGCTGGTGGGCGGGGTGCTGCATGCCGGGCCGGGCGGCTTGATTCTGGGGCAGTTTGCCGGTCAGGTTTCGTCGCTGCTGGCGCAGGCCTGGCTGGATATCAAGCAGCGGTTCCGCTGGCTGCATGAGGTGGATCGCTACACGATGGTCCTGGTGGCCCGCGAGTATTCGGAGTTTCCCAAGGTCAATACACCGCATGCGTTTGTCACGGCCTTGCAGGATTCACTGACGCTGTCTTTGCTGGGGACGCTGTCAGGGACGGCGACGGTGGGTTACTACGGGATGATGATGCGCCTGTTGAAGCTGCCGGCGGCGCTGATCGGGCAGGCGGTGGCGCAGGTGGCTTATCGTGAGTTGGCCGAGGCGCGTAATGCCGGTCGTCCGTTGCGTCCGATCATCAAGCGGATGGCGGTGGCGTTGGGCGGGATGGCGCTGGTGCCGTTTCTGGTGATTCAGCTGGCGGGTGAGCCGCTGTTCGGGCTGGTGCTCGGCCAGGCCTGGCGTACGGCCGGGCGCTATGCGGAGGCGATGTCGCCATTTATTTTGTTTCATTTTGTTGCCTCGCCGCTGGCCATGGTGCCTTTGGTGATTGAGCGCCAACGCACGGCGTTTATGCTTTCGCTGGTGCAGACGGTGCTTTTCGTCGGTGCTTTGTGGAGTGGTTTCCATTTTTGGGGTGATCCGGTCTGCGCATTCACACTGGTTTCCTGGGTGATGGTCGGGTATTTTATTTTCTATTTCACTTGGCTATATCACGCAGCTAATAAATGATTCTGACAAAACTTCTGACCAGTCTGCGTTTTCGCCTCTCTGCGTGGATCCGACCGCGCATGGTCTATGGCTTTCGTCGCCATGACGGGGTGTTTCTGCCGCGCACCCGTTTGTCCAACCTGACCCGGGTGGAGCATGTTCATCGTCTGGATATCGGCGATAACGTGTATATCGGCCATTTCAACTTTGTGGATGCCTCGGGCGGTCTGACCGTCGGCGAGGGCTGCCAGATTACCAATTACGTGTCGATTCTGACGCATTCGAGTCATATCGCCATTCGTCTGTATGGTCGTCATTATCTGGACCATAAGCAGCATGCGGGTTATTTGCGCAAGTCGTCTGAAATCGGGCGCTACAGCTTTATCGGTCCGCATTCGGTGCTGATGCCGGGGGTTCGTCTGGGCCGGGGCTCGCTGGTCTCGGCTTATAGTTTTGTCGCCGCGGGGGATTATCCCGACTATGCGATTCTGGCGGGTAACCCGGCTCAGGTGGTCGGTGATACGCGCGAGATGGATCAGGAGTGGCTGGCGTCGGATCCGGCGTTGCGGGCGATGTATGAGGAGTGGAGTCGTGACTGAGCCGGTTCTGTCGCGGTTGTTGGTGGTCGGTTCGGCGTCGGTGCATACCTGGCGCTATCTGGCCGGGATTGCGCCTTATGTGGGCGAGGTCTGGCTGGCCAGTAATCGCGAGGCGCCGGAGCAGTATCGTCCGGCCAATCTGGCCGGTTACCAGAAAATCGATTTTCGTCTTTCTTCGCTGGTGGCTTCGGGGCGACTGCGCGGCTGGATCAAGGCGATCCGTCCTGAGCTGGTGCATGTGCATCAGGCCAATAGTGTGGCCTGGCACGCCAGCCGGGCGATGCGTGGCCTGCGCATTCCGCAGGTGCTGACGGCCTGGGGCTCGGACATTCTGTTGCTGCCGGAGTCGAATGCGCTGTTCGGGCGCATGGTGCGCAGCAATTTGCAGGCTGCCGACGTGATTACCTCGGATTCGCTGTATATGGCGGCCCGGATTCGCGAGCTGGCCGGTGAGGGGTGTCGCATCGAGTTGCTGAATTACGGCATGGATGCACTGCCGCTGTCGCCGGATCTGGCGCTCAAGGAAAAGCGGGTGTTGTCCTGCCGGCTGCACAAGCCTTTGTACCGTATCGACGCGATTTTGCATGCCTGGGCCGCGATCGAGGCCAGTGGGCAGTGTGCTGACTGGCATCTGACGGTGGCGGCCAGCGGTGATCAGACGCCGGAGCTGAAGCGGCTGGCGGACTCGCTGGGTTTGAAGCGGATTGATTTCCCGGGGTTCATTCCCGGTCATGAGCTGGCTGAGCTGTATCGCAAGAGCCGGGTGTTTGTCAGTGTGCCGCGTTCGGATGCCACCAGTATCAGTCTGCTGGAGGCCATGGGTCATGGTTGTTTGCCGGTGTTGTCCAATCTGCCGGCGAATGGCGAGTGGATCATCGATGGCCTGAACGGGCGGATTGCCGAGGATATGCGCTGTCTGTCTGACAGTCTGCTGGCCGCCATGCAGGAGGCCAGCGATGATCAGCGCCTGCAGTTCATTGCGGACATCAATCGTCAGCTGGTGGCGCAGAAGGCTTTGCATGCCGACAATATGCGCCGCTTTGCCGCGCTGTATGCCCGTACTCTCAAGGACGGCCCTCGGCCGCTGAAGAAAAAGCAATGAGAATCGCCCATCTGACCAGTGCGCATCCGCGTCACGACATTCGAATTTTCATCAAGGAGTGCGGTACGCTGGCGCGCGGCGGCCATGAGGTGTCGCTGATCGTGGCCGATGGTCTGGGGGAAGAGGTGCGCGACGGGGTGCGCATTCATGATGTCGGCGCCAGGACCGGCGGTCGTCTGGCGCGCATGACCCGGACGGTGGATCGGGTGATCCAGGCGGCGTTGCGTCTGCGTCCGGATGTGGCGCATTTCCATGACCCGGAGCTGATGCTGGCGGCGCTGAAGCTGAAAAAGGCGGGTATCCGGGTGGTCTACGATGTGCATGAAGATTTGCCGCGCCAGTTGCTGGCCAAGCACTGGATTCCGGGTATGTTGCGTCCGCTGACTTCCCGGGTGTTCGAGGTGCTGGAGAACCGGGTGGCCAGCCGCTTTGATGCGATCGTCACGTCGACGCCGCATATCCGCACGCGTTTTGCCCGGGTCAACGCCCGCGCGGTGGATGTCTGCAATTATCCCATTCTGAGCGAGCTGGTGCGCGAGACGCCCTGGGAGAGCCGGCACAATGAGGTGTGTTATCTCGGCGGGATTACCCGCATTCGCGGGATTGGCCCGATTGTGGCGGCGATGCCGGATGTGCCGGCCAGGCTGAATCTGGCCGGGATCTGGGGCGAGGCCGGGCTCAAGGATGAGCTGATGGCGTCGGCGGGCTGGAGCCGGGTGAATGATTTGGGCGTGCTGGATCGCCAGGGGGTGGCCGGGGTGCTGGCGCGCAGCAAGGTGGGTCTGGTGACGCTGTTCCCGACGCCGAATTATGTTGATGCCTTGCCGATCAAGTTGTTTGAGTATATGGCGGCCGGTATCCCGGTGGTGGCGTCGGATTTTCCGGTCTGGCGCGCCATTGTGGAAGATGCCGGTTGTGGTTTGCTGGTCGATCCGCAGGATCCGGCCGCGATTGCTGCTGCCATGAATACGCTGCTGGCCGACGATCAGCGTGCGGCGGCGATGGGCGCCAGTGGCCAGCGGGCGGTGCTGGCCAAGTACAGCTGGCAGGCAGAAGGCGAAAAGTTGCTGGCACTTTACGACCAGTTGGCATGACCGGACCGGCTGCGGGCTGATGTGGTCGGCCTGCCCGGTTTCCGCAACAAGATTGGATTGATTCCGAACATGCGTATTCTTTATCTGAACCATTATGCCGGCTCGCCGAAACATGGCATGGAGTATCGGCCGTATTACCTGTCGCGCGAGTGGCTGAAGAGCGGGGACAAGGTCAATATCCTGGCCGCCAGTTATTCGCATCTGCGGCAAAACAACCCGAAGGATCTGCCGGGTCTGTTCGGCGAAGAAGAAATCGACGGCATCATTTACTCCTGGTACGCCACGCCCAAGTATTCGGGTAATGGTATCGGCCGGGTGCTGAATATTTTTGTCTATCTGTTCCAGGTCTGGAACATGAGCCGCTTCTTCGTCAACAAGTGGACGCCGGATGTGGTGATCGCTTCCAGTACGTATCCGCTGGATATTTACCCGGCACGGTTCATTGCCAAGCATGCCAAGGCCCGGCTGATTTTTGAGGTGCATGACCTGTGGCCGCTGACGCCGGTCGAGGTGGGCGGGATGTCGCCGCGTCACCCCTGGATCTGGTTGCTGCAGAAGGCGGAGAATTTTGCTTACCGCGTTTCTGATGCGGTGGTGTCGATGTTGCCTTGTGCCAAGGAGCACATGGTCGAGCACGGCATGGCGCCGGAGAAGTTCCACTATGTGCCGAACGGCATTGTGGTCTCGGAGTGGGAGAGTGCGACGCAGTCGCTGCCGGAGGTGCATCTGGCCAAGATCGAGCAGTTGAAGGCGCAAGGCCATTTCCTGGTCGGCTATGCGGGTGGCCATGGCCTGGCGAATGCTCTGCAGGAGCTGTTGAAGGCGGCTGACTGGCTGCGTGATGAGCCGGTGTCTTTTGTGCTGGTCGGCGATGGTCCGGACAAGCTGGCGCTGGAGCAGATGGCGCGCGAACTGGGCCTGGGCAATGTGCATTTCCTGCCGCCGGTGGCCAAGGCCGCGGTGCCGGCTTTGCTGGCTCATATGGATGCGTTGTTTATCGGCTGGCGCAAATTGCCGATCTATCGTTTCGGGATTAACCCGAACAAGTTGTTTGATTACATGATGTCGGCACGGCCGGTGATTCATTCGGTCGAGGCCGGTAATGACATTGTGCGCGAGGCGCAGGCCGGTTTGTCGGTGGCCGCCGAAGATCCGGCGGCGATTGCCGCGGCGGTGCGCCAGTTGATGGCGATGGACCCCGCCGAGCGTCAGCGCCTGGGCGAGAACGGCAAGCGCTATGTCCTCGACAATCATGATTACAGTGTGCTGGCCAAGCGCTTCCAGAAGTTGTTCAAGCGCAGCAAGGCTTCGTGATGAATCTTTATCGGGTGCTGACCGGACCGGATGATGCCACGTTTTGTCTGCGGGTGACGGAGGCGCTGAATGCTGGCTGGTTATTGCATGGCCCGCCGGCGCTGACGTTTAACGGTGAGCGGGTGATTGTCGCCCAGGCCATTACCAAGCAAGTGGACGGCGAGTGGACGCCGGAGATCAAATTAAGCGAGATGTGATCGCAATCGGGGATGACGGAAAGAATCATGAGCGAGAAATTTTTGCCTTTTGCCCTGCCGGAAATCGGTGAGGAAGAGATCAATGAAGTGGTGGATGCGCTGCGTTCGGGCTGGGTGACGACCGGACCGAAGACCAGGCAGTTCGAGGCGGATTTTGCGGCCTTCATCGGCGAGGATGTGGAGGCGATTGCCGTGAACTCGGCGACGTCCGGCCTGCATCTGGCGCTGGAAGCGGTGGGGGTCGGTCCGGGCGACGAGGTGATCGTGCCGACTTATACCTTTACCACGACGGCGGAAGTGGTGCGTTATCTGGGCGCGCATCCGGTGCTGGTGGATGTCGATCCGCAGACGCTGAATATTGATCCGCAGGCCATTCGTCGCGCCATTACCGACAAGACCCGGGCCATCGTGCCGGTGCATTTTGCCGGTCTGGCCTGCGAGATGGACGAGATCATCGCCATTGCCCGCGAGCATGGCCTCAAGGTGGTGGAGGATGCCGCGCATTCTCTGCCGACCAGCTATAAGGGCAAGCTGATTGGCACGCTGGATACGGATGCCACGGTGTTCAGCTTTTATGCCAACAAAACCATGACGACCGGTGAGGGCGGCATGGTGGTTTCGAAGCATCCGGAGCTGATCAAGCGTTGCAAGGTCATGCGCCTGCACGGGATCAGTCGTGATGCCTTTGATCGCTATACCTCGAAGGCGCCGGCCTGGTTCTATGAGGTGATTGAGCCCGGTTTCAAGTACAACATGCCGGATATTTCGGCGGCGATCGGCATTCACCAGCTGAAGAAGCTGCGCCGTTTCCACCTGGCGCGCATGGATATGGCCGAGCGTTACGATATTGAGCTGGCCGAGCTGCCGCTGATTCTGCCGGCCAAGCCGCTGGCCGGTGATGCCCATGCCTGGCATCTGTATCCGGTCCGCCTGAAGCCGGAGGCGGGCATCGAGCGTGGCGAGTTCATCCAGCGCATGGCCGATCTGGGCATCGGTTGCTCGGTGCATTTCATCCCCTTGCATCTGCATCCGGTCTGGCGCGACAGCTACCAGCTGACGCCGGCGCAGTTCCCGAATGCGCAGAAGGCGTATGAGGGTGAGGTGTCCCTGCCGCTGTATACCCGCATGACGGATGAAGATCAGACGCGGGTGATTGCGGCTATTCGCCAGATTCTGGGTGCCTGATGACGTCTGTTGCCGGATGCGGCGCGCCTGGCTCGGATCGGGTCAAGCGCGCTTTTGACTTGCTGGCGGCCGGAACCGGCCTGCTGCTGTTGTCGCCTGTCTTGCTGCTGCTGGCGCTGTGGATCCGGCTGGATTCGCCGGGGCCGGTGTTTTTCCGCCAGGAGCGGGTCGGACGCTACGGTGTGCCGTTCCGTATCCACAAGTTCCGTACCATGCGGGTGGATGCCGAGCGGCATGGCCAGTTGACGGTCGGCGCGGATGGTCGGGTGACCCGTGCCGGACGCCTGTTGCGCAAAACCAAGCTGGACGAGTTGCCGCAACTGCTTGATGTGGTGTCTGGGCGCATGAGTCTGGTCGGTCCCCGCCCGGAGGTGCCGCGTTATGTGGCCTGCTATCCGGCGCCTCTGCGCGACAAGGTGCTGGCCTTGCGTCCCGGCATTACGGACTGGGCGTCGATCCGCATGATTGATGAAAACGAGATCCTGGGCGCTGCCGAAGATCCGGAGCGGGCGTATATCGAACAGGTGCTGCCGGAGAAACTGGCCTATTATGCGAGCTACGCCGACACCCATACCTTGCCTGGCGACATTCGCATCATTCTTGCCACCTTGCTGAAGATCGTCTCACGTTGACTGCCATGCTGGAAAAAATGCTTTCGTTTTCGCGCCACAACAAGATGGTGCTGCTGATGTTGATGGATGCCATCCTGCTGCCGCTGGCTTTATGGAGTGCGGTGGTGCTGCGGCTGGGTGGCAGCTGGGATCCGAAGCTGAATCCTTTTCTGTGGATTTTCTTTGTCCCGCCTTTCTGGGTGATTCCGATTTTCATCCATCTCGGCTTGTACCGGGCGGTGCTCAAGTATCTGGACGACAAGATCGTCTACACGGTGTTCAGCGGGGTGACCCTGGCCGTGCTGGTGCTCACGGCGGTGATTGCCCTGTCTGGCATGCATCCGTTTCCGCGTTCCTCGATCATTATTTTCTGGGTGTTCGCCATGGCTTATCTTGGCGGCAGCCGTTTTCTGCTGCGCGGCCTGGTGCGCCGGATCGATGCGGTGGATGCTCCGCGCGAGCATGTCATCATCTATGGTGCCGGCCGGGCGGGTGTGCAGCTGATGCTGGCCTTGCAGGCGGGCCGGGAATACCGGCCGATGGCTTTTGTCGATGACAATCCTTCGTTGTGGCGCCGGACTTTCCGCGGTGTCGCGGTGCATGGTCCGCAGGAGCTGCCGATCCTGATCAAGGAGACGTCGTCCAAGCTGATTTTGCTGGCCTTGCCTTCGGTCAGTCGCTCGCGGCAGCGCGAGATTCTGGAGAGTCTCGAGTCGCTGCGCGTGCCGATCAAGCGGTTGCCGGGGATGGCGGATCTGGTGTCGGGCGAGGTGCGGGTTGAAGAGCTCAAGGAGGTTGATATTGAGGATTTGCTCGGTCGGGAGCCGGTGCCGCCTCGTCGCGAGTTGATGTCGGCCAATATCGAAGATCGGGTGGTGATGGTGACCGGTGCCGGTGGCTCGATCGGCTCGGAGCTGGTGCGGCAGATTGTCCAGTGTCGCCCGCGGTTGCTGGTCTTGTTCGAGCTGTCGGAATACAACCTGTATGCGATTGACCACGAGCTGTCGGTCATGGCGCCGAACTGTCCGCGTGTGGCCTTGCTGGGGTCGGTCGGTGATGCCGCGCGCATGCGTCAGGTGATGCAGGCTTTCCAGGTCGAGACGGTCTATCATGCGGCGGCCTACAAGCATGTGCCGATGGTCGAGCATAATCCGGTCTCCGGCATCCTCAACAATGCCTTCGGGACCGACACGGCCGCCCAGGCCGCGGAAGATTGCGGGGTCGATACCTTTGTGCTGATCTCCACGGACAAGGCGGTGCGTCCGACCAATGTCATGGGGGCGACCAAACGCCTGGCCGAGCTGGTGTTGCAGGCTCGTCATGCGCGTGGCAGCCGCACTCGTTTTGTCATGGTGCGTTTCGGTAATGTTCTCGGTTCGTCCGGTTCGGTGGTGCCCTTGTTCAAGCGTCAGATCAAGCAGGGTGGGCCGGTGACGGTGACGCATCCCGACATCACGCGCTATTTCATGACCATTCCCGAAGCGGCGCAGCTGGTGATTCAGGCCGGGGCCATGGGGCAGGGGGGGGATGTGTTCGTGCTGGATATGGGGCAACCGGTGCGGATTGCCGATCTGGCGCGCCGCATGATCCATTTGTCCGGGCTGGAGGTGAAGGATGCCAACCGGCCGCATGGTGATATCGAGATCCGTTTCAGTGGCCTGCGTCCGGGGGAGAAGCTCTATGAAGAGCTGCTGATCGGCGACAATGTGCTGGATACCGAGCATGAGCGCATCATGCGGGCCCAGGAGTCGCTGATTGCCGAGCCGGCGTTGCGTGCCTTGCTGGATCGCCTGCAGGCAGCTTGCCACGAACTGGATGCTGTTTCGGCTTTCGAGCTGATGAAGTCGGTGGTGCAGGAATTCAATGCCGCGCCCAGTACGCAGGACTGGGTGGTCAAGGCCACCCGCGAGTGAGCCTGATGTAACGCGGGCTTGTATCTCCCGCTGGTCGGACTAAACTCCCATTGTGCGGTGCACAATGGGAGTTTGTCATGATGGATCCCCCCGTGCCGGTGAGTGTCTGGCCCGCGCTGGTCTCGCT from Paludibacterium sp. B53371 includes:
- a CDS encoding sugar transferase, producing the protein MTSVAGCGAPGSDRVKRAFDLLAAGTGLLLLSPVLLLLALWIRLDSPGPVFFRQERVGRYGVPFRIHKFRTMRVDAERHGQLTVGADGRVTRAGRLLRKTKLDELPQLLDVVSGRMSLVGPRPEVPRYVACYPAPLRDKVLALRPGITDWASIRMIDENEILGAAEDPERAYIEQVLPEKLAYYASYADTHTLPGDIRIILATLLKIVSR
- a CDS encoding nucleoside-diphosphate sugar epimerase/dehydratase, which encodes MLEKMLSFSRHNKMVLLMLMDAILLPLALWSAVVLRLGGSWDPKLNPFLWIFFVPPFWVIPIFIHLGLYRAVLKYLDDKIVYTVFSGVTLAVLVLTAVIALSGMHPFPRSSIIIFWVFAMAYLGGSRFLLRGLVRRIDAVDAPREHVIIYGAGRAGVQLMLALQAGREYRPMAFVDDNPSLWRRTFRGVAVHGPQELPILIKETSSKLILLALPSVSRSRQREILESLESLRVPIKRLPGMADLVSGEVRVEELKEVDIEDLLGREPVPPRRELMSANIEDRVVMVTGAGGSIGSELVRQIVQCRPRLLVLFELSEYNLYAIDHELSVMAPNCPRVALLGSVGDAARMRQVMQAFQVETVYHAAAYKHVPMVEHNPVSGILNNAFGTDTAAQAAEDCGVDTFVLISTDKAVRPTNVMGATKRLAELVLQARHARGSRTRFVMVRFGNVLGSSGSVVPLFKRQIKQGGPVTVTHPDITRYFMTIPEAAQLVIQAGAMGQGGDVFVLDMGQPVRIADLARRMIHLSGLEVKDANRPHGDIEIRFSGLRPGEKLYEELLIGDNVLDTEHERIMRAQESLIAEPALRALLDRLQAACHELDAVSAFELMKSVVQEFNAAPSTQDWVVKATRE